A window of Rhodococcus sp. SGAir0479 contains these coding sequences:
- a CDS encoding DUF3017 domain-containing protein — translation MVLVVLVVAGAFGLVLADRWRRGALVLGGAMLVAAFLRAVVSPDRVGLLAVRGRGFDVTAMTVVGAAIIALATSIDPLGTD, via the coding sequence ATGGTGCTCGTCGTCCTCGTGGTGGCGGGCGCCTTCGGGCTGGTCCTGGCCGACCGCTGGCGGCGCGGCGCCCTCGTTCTCGGGGGCGCCATGCTGGTCGCCGCGTTCCTGCGTGCCGTGGTCTCACCCGATCGGGTGGGTTTGCTCGCGGTGCGAGGCCGAGGCTTCGACGTGACGGCGATGACCGTCGTGGGGGCCGCGATCATCGCGCTCGCGACGTCGATCGATCCGCTCGGGACCGACTGA
- a CDS encoding amino acid permease, translating into MKDTTSVLTRGLTARHIRFIALGSAIGTGLFYGSAEAIDRAGPSVLLAYLIGGAVIYIVLRALGEMAVSDPVSGSFGEYATRHLGPLAGFATGWTYTFEMVVVCLADVTAFGVYMGFWFPDVPRWIWVLAVIFFVGAVNLLSVKVFGEVEFWLTIVKIVAIVAMIAAGVAVLVFGFGLHDTGEGVSNLWSEGGFFPTGLGGFVGCFAIVMFAFGGTEIIGITAGEAEDPERTIPRAINTVPVRIIVFYVLTLAVIMAISPWQTIGSEGSPFVQIFEGLGLGPAAAVLNVVVISAALSAINSDIFGAGRMMYGMAQRGQAPAVMGRVSRSGVPWMTVIVMIAALLLGVLLNYAIPDRVFLVIASIATFATVFVWLMILLAQYRSRRRMDPAAAAALKFPVPFWPYGQLVAIGFLVFVIALLAFDADSRVALVVGAVWLVLLAVAHRRWARPAHAARTRTPSPHRPEVTER; encoded by the coding sequence GTGAAAGACACCACCTCGGTGCTGACCCGAGGTCTCACGGCCCGCCACATCCGTTTCATCGCCCTCGGGTCCGCCATCGGTACCGGGCTCTTCTACGGTTCCGCGGAGGCCATCGACCGGGCGGGGCCGTCGGTGCTGCTGGCCTATCTGATCGGCGGGGCGGTGATCTACATCGTGCTCCGTGCGCTCGGCGAGATGGCCGTCAGCGACCCGGTGTCGGGCTCGTTCGGGGAATACGCCACCCGGCACCTGGGCCCGCTCGCCGGCTTCGCGACGGGGTGGACCTACACGTTCGAGATGGTCGTGGTCTGCCTGGCCGACGTGACGGCATTCGGCGTCTACATGGGGTTCTGGTTCCCGGACGTGCCGCGGTGGATCTGGGTGCTGGCCGTCATCTTCTTCGTCGGCGCCGTCAACCTGCTGAGCGTCAAGGTGTTCGGCGAGGTGGAGTTCTGGCTCACGATCGTCAAGATCGTCGCCATCGTGGCGATGATCGCGGCCGGTGTCGCCGTCCTCGTCTTCGGGTTCGGCCTGCACGACACCGGCGAGGGCGTGTCGAACCTGTGGAGCGAGGGAGGCTTCTTCCCGACCGGGCTCGGCGGCTTCGTCGGATGCTTCGCGATCGTGATGTTCGCATTCGGTGGTACGGAGATCATCGGTATCACCGCGGGCGAAGCCGAGGATCCCGAGCGCACGATCCCTCGGGCGATCAACACGGTGCCGGTCCGGATCATCGTGTTCTACGTGCTCACGCTGGCGGTGATCATGGCGATCAGTCCGTGGCAGACGATCGGTTCCGAGGGCAGCCCCTTCGTGCAGATCTTCGAGGGCCTCGGTCTCGGGCCGGCCGCGGCGGTGTTGAACGTGGTCGTCATCTCCGCCGCACTGTCCGCGATCAACAGCGACATCTTCGGCGCCGGCCGCATGATGTACGGCATGGCGCAGCGCGGCCAGGCGCCCGCGGTGATGGGACGGGTCTCGCGCAGCGGGGTGCCGTGGATGACGGTCATCGTCATGATCGCCGCGCTGCTGCTCGGTGTCCTGCTCAACTACGCGATACCCGATCGGGTCTTCCTGGTGATCGCGTCCATCGCGACCTTCGCGACCGTCTTCGTGTGGCTGATGATCCTGCTCGCGCAGTACCGCTCGCGCCGGCGGATGGACCCCGCGGCGGCCGCCGCGCTGAAGTTCCCGGTGCCGTTCTGGCCGTACGGACAGCTGGTCGCGATCGGCTTCCTGGTGTTCGTGATCGCGCTGCTGGCGTTCGACGCCGACAGCCGGGTGGCGCTGGTGGTGGGCGCCGTGTGGCTGGTGCTGCTGGCCGTGGCCCACCGCCGCTGGGCGCGGCCGGCGCACGCGGCGCGGACCCGGACCCCCTCGCCGCACCGGCCCGAGGTTACCGAGCGGTAG
- a CDS encoding barstar family protein — translation MTPQPALPRGLSLLVAEPGRTAGVEEELRATRPVRHVRGRRMPTAAALFDEFAAALQFPYYFGRNKDAFDECLRELGDTVGADPVVLVLDADALLADQPAELAWFAAAVGHTDASIVLQVRPGRADAVTDRFAAVGVDLPRIAVSDA, via the coding sequence ATGACACCGCAACCGGCCCTCCCACGCGGGCTGTCGCTGCTGGTCGCGGAGCCCGGGCGGACCGCCGGCGTCGAGGAGGAGCTGCGAGCTACCCGGCCCGTACGGCACGTGCGCGGCCGCCGGATGCCCACCGCCGCGGCACTGTTCGACGAGTTCGCCGCCGCCCTGCAGTTCCCGTACTACTTCGGCCGCAACAAGGACGCGTTCGACGAGTGCTTGCGCGAGCTGGGCGACACCGTCGGCGCGGACCCGGTGGTGCTGGTGCTCGACGCGGACGCCCTGCTCGCCGATCAGCCGGCCGAGCTGGCGTGGTTCGCGGCGGCGGTCGGTCACACGGACGCGTCGATCGTGCTGCAGGTGCGGCCCGGACGCGCCGACGCCGTCACCGACCGGTTCGCCGCGGTCGGCGTCGACCTCCCTCGCATCGCCGTTTCCGACGCGTGA
- a CDS encoding MFS transporter, whose product MLALAMGGFGIGTTEFVAMGLLPQIAGGLDISEPTAGHVITAYALGVVVGAPVIAALTARMPRKTLLIALMVAFTVGNAATIVAPNYGGLLVARFVAGLPHGAYFGVASLVAAHLAGPGRRAKAVATVMSGLAIANVVGVPAATWIGQGLGWRSAFAVVALIGALTVAAVTAWVPALRDVRTTDPRTELAALRRGQVWLTLVIGTVGFGGMFAVYTYVGWTMTDVAGLPEALIPVALMVYGLGMVVGNVLGGRLADRALTSGLFTMLGALVGLLALFAVAAHNPYTAMVVLFLVAAAGSALVPGLQTRLMDVAADAQTLAAALNHSALNIANAFGAWIGGAVIAAGFGYTAPALVGSALAAAGLAVLAVAVVTARR is encoded by the coding sequence ATGCTCGCGCTCGCCATGGGCGGGTTCGGCATCGGCACCACCGAGTTCGTCGCGATGGGACTGCTGCCGCAGATCGCCGGGGGCCTGGACATCTCCGAGCCCACCGCGGGACACGTCATCACCGCGTACGCCCTCGGCGTCGTGGTCGGCGCCCCGGTGATCGCGGCACTGACGGCGAGGATGCCGCGTAAGACGCTGCTGATCGCGCTCATGGTCGCGTTCACGGTGGGCAACGCCGCCACCATCGTCGCGCCGAACTACGGCGGACTGCTGGTGGCCCGCTTCGTCGCCGGCCTGCCGCACGGCGCCTACTTCGGGGTGGCGTCGCTGGTCGCCGCCCACCTCGCCGGGCCCGGGAGGCGGGCCAAGGCCGTCGCGACGGTCATGAGCGGGCTCGCGATCGCCAACGTCGTGGGAGTGCCGGCAGCCACCTGGATCGGGCAGGGACTCGGCTGGCGCAGTGCATTCGCCGTCGTCGCCCTGATCGGGGCGCTCACCGTCGCGGCCGTCACGGCGTGGGTGCCCGCACTGCGCGACGTCCGCACCACCGATCCGCGGACCGAACTCGCGGCGCTGCGGCGCGGGCAGGTGTGGCTCACCCTCGTGATCGGCACCGTCGGATTCGGCGGAATGTTCGCCGTCTACACGTACGTGGGCTGGACGATGACCGACGTCGCGGGACTGCCCGAGGCGCTGATCCCGGTCGCCCTCATGGTCTACGGCCTCGGCATGGTCGTCGGCAACGTGCTGGGCGGACGCCTGGCCGACCGGGCGCTGACGTCCGGACTGTTCACGATGCTCGGGGCGCTCGTCGGACTGCTCGCCCTCTTCGCGGTCGCCGCGCACAACCCGTACACCGCGATGGTGGTGCTGTTCCTCGTCGCCGCCGCGGGCTCGGCGTTGGTGCCGGGTCTGCAGACCCGGCTGATGGACGTCGCGGCGGACGCGCAGACCCTGGCCGCCGCGCTCAACCACTCGGCGCTCAACATCGCGAACGCGTTCGGCGCATGGATCGGCGGCGCGGTCATCGCGGCCGGGTTCGGGTACACCGCGCCGGCGCTGGTCGGGTCGGCGCTCGCGGCTGCGGGCCTGGCGGTACTGGCCGTCGCGGTGGTGACGGCGCGTCGGTAG
- the metX gene encoding homoserine O-acetyltransferase MetX yields the protein MTVSSVRNARPAGFPPPDGQLGFVHIGSVQLENGAVVPDVTLGVQRWGELSTERDNVILIEHALTGDSHVSGPADDEHPSPGWWDGMIGPGAPIDTDEWCVLATNVLGGCRGSTGPGSLAADGNYWGSRFPEITIRDQVTAEVALADLLGIERLAAVVGGSMGGMRTLEWIIGYPDRVAAALVLAVGARATADQIGTQTTQMQIIKSDPDWQGGDYHGTGRVPRTGLGLARRIAHLTYRTEGELDSRFANTHQDGENPWSGGRYAVQSYLDHQADKLVGRFDPGTYVLLSEAMNRHDVGRGRGGVAAALASTDVPVVVGGVDSDRLYPLRLQQELADGLPGCDGLRVLESKDGHDGFLTEADAVAELLKETMELSRAARRN from the coding sequence TTGACCGTCAGCTCCGTTCGCAACGCCCGTCCGGCCGGATTCCCTCCGCCGGACGGGCAGTTGGGCTTCGTCCACATCGGCTCGGTGCAACTCGAGAACGGTGCGGTGGTGCCCGACGTCACGCTCGGCGTCCAGCGGTGGGGTGAGCTGTCCACCGAGCGGGACAACGTGATCCTGATCGAGCACGCCCTCACGGGCGACTCGCACGTGAGCGGTCCCGCCGACGACGAGCACCCCTCCCCCGGCTGGTGGGACGGCATGATCGGGCCGGGCGCGCCGATCGACACCGACGAGTGGTGCGTGCTCGCCACCAACGTGCTCGGCGGCTGCCGCGGCTCCACCGGCCCCGGATCGCTGGCCGCGGACGGCAACTACTGGGGTTCGCGATTCCCGGAGATCACGATCCGCGATCAGGTGACCGCCGAGGTCGCGCTGGCGGATCTGCTCGGCATCGAGCGTCTCGCCGCCGTCGTCGGCGGATCGATGGGCGGCATGCGGACCCTCGAGTGGATCATCGGGTACCCCGACCGGGTCGCCGCGGCCCTGGTTCTCGCGGTGGGCGCCCGCGCCACCGCCGACCAGATCGGCACCCAGACCACCCAGATGCAGATCATCAAGAGCGATCCCGACTGGCAGGGCGGCGACTACCACGGCACGGGCCGGGTCCCGCGCACCGGACTGGGCCTGGCCCGCCGGATCGCGCACCTGACGTACCGCACCGAGGGCGAACTGGATTCGCGCTTCGCCAACACCCATCAGGACGGCGAGAACCCTTGGAGCGGTGGCCGTTACGCCGTCCAGAGTTATCTCGACCATCAGGCCGACAAGCTCGTCGGCCGGTTCGATCCCGGCACCTACGTGCTGCTGAGCGAGGCGATGAACCGGCACGACGTCGGTCGCGGCCGCGGCGGTGTGGCCGCGGCGCTGGCCTCGACGGACGTGCCGGTGGTCGTCGGCGGTGTCGACTCCGATCGGCTGTACCCGCTGCGGCTGCAGCAGGAACTCGCGGACGGGCTGCCCGGCTGCGACGGACTGCGCGTGCTCGAGTCGAAGGACGGCCACGACGGCTTCCTCACCGAGGCCGACGCGGTGGCCGAGCTGCTGAAGGAGACGATGGAGCTGTCGCGGGCGGCGCGCCGCAACTAG
- a CDS encoding GNAT family N-acetyltransferase — protein MTSAPELRGPRVVLAPVQPAHHERLREIHRLPEVSRWWKEPAADWPSADPDTVAYAVVLDDRVVGFAQWYQESDPEYRHAGIDLFLDGAVHGQGLGTEVVRLLATHLVDERGFHRLVIDPEAANSAAIACYRRVGFRDVGVMREYCRGADGGWRDGLMMDLLARELIR, from the coding sequence GTGACATCGGCTCCGGAACTTCGCGGTCCACGTGTCGTGCTGGCACCCGTCCAGCCCGCCCACCACGAGCGGTTGCGCGAGATCCATCGGCTCCCCGAAGTGAGCCGATGGTGGAAGGAACCGGCCGCGGACTGGCCGTCCGCGGACCCCGACACGGTGGCCTACGCGGTGGTCCTGGACGACCGCGTCGTGGGTTTCGCGCAGTGGTACCAGGAGTCGGACCCCGAGTACCGGCATGCCGGCATCGACCTGTTCCTCGACGGCGCGGTGCACGGACAGGGGCTGGGCACGGAGGTGGTGCGGCTGCTGGCGACGCACCTCGTCGACGAGCGGGGGTTCCATCGCCTCGTCATCGACCCGGAGGCCGCGAACTCCGCGGCGATCGCGTGCTACCGCAGGGTGGGATTCCGCGACGTCGGCGTCATGCGGGAGTACTGCCGGGGCGCCGACGGCGGGTGGCGGGACGGACTCATGATGGATCTGCTCGCCCGCGAACTGATCCGTTGA
- a CDS encoding exodeoxyribonuclease III, which produces MPHIITTVNVNGVRAAARKGLLHWLTGSQADVVCLQETRASDKQLHETLAPALDAGWHVASAEPSAKGRNGVAVLSRRPADAVRIGFGDDEFADAGRYIEADFDALTVGSLYLPTGEAETPKQEQKERFMASFAAHLTRSAEAAGAAGRDVLVCGDWNIAHTERDIKNWKGNLKKSGFLPGEREWVAALLTGGAWVDVVRELHPETDGPYSWWSYRGKAFDTDAGWRIDYHLTTPALAARAKEARVERAATYAERWSDHAPVTVQFR; this is translated from the coding sequence GTGCCGCACATCATCACCACCGTCAACGTCAACGGCGTCCGCGCCGCCGCCCGCAAGGGCCTGCTCCACTGGCTCACCGGCTCCCAGGCCGACGTCGTCTGCCTGCAGGAGACGCGGGCGTCCGACAAGCAACTGCACGAGACCCTGGCGCCCGCCCTCGACGCCGGCTGGCACGTGGCGTCGGCGGAACCGTCGGCGAAGGGCCGCAACGGCGTGGCGGTGCTGTCGCGGCGCCCCGCCGACGCGGTGCGCATCGGCTTCGGCGACGACGAGTTCGCCGACGCGGGCCGCTACATCGAGGCGGACTTCGACGCGCTCACCGTCGGCAGCCTCTACCTGCCGACCGGCGAGGCCGAGACGCCCAAGCAGGAGCAGAAGGAACGCTTCATGGCGTCGTTCGCGGCGCACCTGACGCGCAGCGCCGAGGCCGCCGGCGCCGCGGGCCGTGACGTGCTGGTGTGCGGCGACTGGAACATCGCGCACACCGAGCGCGACATCAAGAACTGGAAGGGCAACCTCAAGAAGTCCGGGTTCCTGCCGGGCGAGCGCGAGTGGGTCGCGGCGCTGCTGACCGGCGGCGCTTGGGTGGACGTGGTCCGGGAACTGCACCCGGAGACCGACGGGCCGTACTCGTGGTGGTCGTACCGCGGCAAGGCGTTCGACACCGACGCCGGGTGGCGCATCGACTATCACCTGACCACGCCCGCACTGGCGGCCCGCGCGAAGGAGGCCCGCGTCGAACGCGCCGCCACCTACGCCGAGCGCTGGTCGGACCATGCGCCCGTCACCGTGCAGTTCCGCTGA
- a CDS encoding alpha/beta hydrolase, with protein sequence MSIGRPGRVFLAALSMAVLAAGVVGGASTAGARPASHLVGVDDAGPLAVTAQVYSASMDRVVPVRVQRPADSGVRPTLYLLNGAGGGETNATWQQNTDVVDFFADKNVNVVTPMDGAASYYTDWERDDPALGRSKWQTFLTRELPPIIDGRFGGNGVNSIAAISMTATSVLNLAISAPGLYRAVGSYSGCAETSSPMGSAFVDLVVRSAKGADPQNMWGPRGGPGWVANDPVINAEKLRGTALYISSGSGLPGPYDNLAAPGIDGDLKDFARQVFVGGAIEAATNLCTRNLANRLQQLNIPATFDFAPTGSHSWRYWQDDLHQSWPTLAGAMGV encoded by the coding sequence ATGTCTATTGGACGTCCGGGCCGCGTGTTTCTCGCGGCGCTGTCGATGGCGGTGCTCGCCGCCGGCGTGGTCGGGGGTGCGTCCACCGCCGGCGCCCGACCGGCGTCACACCTGGTCGGGGTGGACGACGCCGGGCCCCTCGCGGTCACCGCGCAGGTCTACTCGGCGTCGATGGATCGCGTCGTGCCCGTCCGCGTGCAGCGACCCGCGGACTCGGGTGTGCGGCCCACGCTCTACCTCCTCAACGGCGCCGGCGGCGGTGAGACGAACGCGACGTGGCAGCAGAACACCGACGTCGTGGACTTCTTCGCCGACAAGAACGTCAATGTCGTGACCCCGATGGACGGCGCCGCCAGCTACTACACCGACTGGGAGCGTGACGACCCGGCGCTGGGGCGCAGCAAGTGGCAGACCTTCCTCACGCGCGAGCTGCCGCCGATCATCGACGGCCGGTTCGGCGGCAACGGCGTCAACTCCATCGCGGCCATCTCGATGACCGCGACGTCGGTACTCAATCTCGCGATCTCGGCGCCCGGCCTGTACCGGGCCGTGGGCTCCTACAGCGGGTGCGCCGAGACGAGCAGTCCGATGGGTTCGGCGTTCGTCGACCTGGTGGTGCGGTCGGCCAAGGGCGCCGATCCTCAGAACATGTGGGGCCCGCGCGGCGGTCCGGGCTGGGTCGCGAACGATCCGGTGATCAACGCCGAGAAGCTCCGCGGCACGGCGCTGTACATCTCGTCGGGCTCCGGTCTGCCCGGCCCGTACGACAACCTGGCCGCGCCGGGGATCGACGGAGACCTGAAGGACTTCGCGCGGCAGGTGTTCGTCGGCGGGGCGATCGAGGCCGCCACCAACCTGTGCACCCGCAATCTCGCGAATCGCCTGCAGCAGCTGAACATTCCGGCCACGTTCGATTTCGCGCCGACGGGATCGCACTCGTGGCGGTACTGGCAGGACGATCTGCACCAGTCGTGGCCGACGCTCGCCGGCGCGATGGGCGTCTAG
- a CDS encoding ribonuclease domain-containing protein has protein sequence MASQRKSPIVALLVALAGLAVAVFVGTQAGGDDASSAASPVSVTSSASVSVSSSASVSVSPTRTTEQATGIPQASGVPQAAWATLAAIDAGRWPPSDAPGTEGGRTFGNHEGRLPATGSGQQIRYQEWDVNRKQSGRGRDGHRIVTGSDGSAWYTDDHYETFTRMR, from the coding sequence ATGGCGTCGCAGCGCAAGAGCCCGATCGTCGCGCTGCTGGTGGCCCTCGCCGGTCTCGCGGTGGCAGTGTTCGTCGGAACGCAGGCCGGCGGTGACGACGCGTCGTCTGCCGCATCGCCGGTCTCGGTGACGAGCAGCGCCTCCGTCTCGGTGTCGAGCAGCGCCTCCGTCTCGGTGTCGCCGACGCGCACCACGGAGCAGGCGACCGGGATTCCGCAGGCGAGCGGGGTGCCGCAGGCGGCGTGGGCCACGCTCGCCGCGATCGACGCCGGACGCTGGCCGCCGTCCGATGCGCCGGGCACCGAGGGCGGCCGCACGTTCGGCAACCACGAGGGCCGGTTGCCGGCCACCGGCAGCGGACAGCAGATCCGGTACCAGGAGTGGGACGTCAACCGGAAGCAGAGCGGTCGCGGGCGCGACGGGCACCGCATCGTCACCGGCAGCGACGGGTCCGCGTGGTACACCGACGACCACTACGAGACGTTCACGAGGATGCGCTGA
- a CDS encoding pentapeptide repeat-containing protein gives MAELVEIVGEDFAGARLAGQHWNRQHYTRCTFRGADLSEVRTESCVFTQCDFTGTDLSASHHHSTAFRSCTFARTTLWHSSFSSSSLIGSVFEDCRLRPLRIDEVDFTFVSFGGADLQGVDFTDCRFREANLVDADLRGAVLRSVDLFGARVEGLRLEGADLRGAHVGPGLWTAAELRGAQVELTQAVAYATANGLVVEPW, from the coding sequence ATGGCCGAGCTCGTCGAGATCGTGGGGGAGGACTTCGCGGGTGCGCGCCTCGCCGGGCAGCACTGGAACCGGCAGCACTACACGCGGTGCACGTTCCGGGGCGCCGACCTCAGCGAGGTGCGCACCGAGTCGTGCGTGTTCACCCAGTGCGACTTCACGGGGACCGACCTGAGCGCCTCCCACCACCACTCGACTGCGTTCCGGTCGTGCACGTTCGCCCGGACGACGCTGTGGCACAGCAGTTTCAGCAGTTCGAGCCTCATCGGATCGGTATTCGAGGACTGCCGGCTGCGGCCGCTGCGGATCGACGAGGTGGACTTCACGTTCGTCTCGTTCGGCGGGGCCGATCTGCAGGGCGTCGACTTCACCGACTGCCGCTTCCGGGAAGCGAACCTCGTCGACGCGGACCTGCGGGGCGCGGTGCTGCGCTCGGTGGATCTGTTCGGTGCCCGCGTCGAGGGGCTGCGCCTGGAGGGGGCCGACCTGCGCGGGGCCCACGTCGGCCCCGGACTGTGGACCGCCGCGGAACTGCGCGGCGCGCAGGTGGAACTCACCCAGGCGGTGGCCTACGCGACCGCGAACGGCCTCGTCGTCGAGCCGTGGTGA
- a CDS encoding bifunctional methylenetetrahydrofolate dehydrogenase/methenyltetrahydrofolate cyclohydrolase, translating to MTATILDGKATRDEIFTDLEARVAALKEKGITPGLGTVLVGEDPGSAAYVRGKHNDCAKVGITSIRRDLPADITQAELEATIDELNANPECTGYIVQLPLPKHLDENAALERIDPEKDADGLHPVNLGRLVLGKEAPLPCTPRGIVHLLRRYDVPIAGAHVAVVGRGVTVGRPIGLLLTRRSENATVTLCHTGTRDLAAQVRQADIVIAAAGVPGLITADMVKPGAAVLDVGVSRTADGLRGDVADDVREVAGFVSPNPGGVGPLTRAFLLTNVVERAEQLAGSRG from the coding sequence GTGACTGCAACGATCCTGGACGGCAAAGCAACCCGCGACGAGATTTTCACCGACCTCGAGGCCAGGGTGGCGGCCCTGAAGGAGAAGGGCATCACGCCCGGTCTGGGCACCGTCCTCGTCGGTGAGGACCCCGGTTCGGCGGCATACGTGCGGGGCAAGCACAACGACTGCGCCAAGGTCGGCATCACCTCGATCCGCCGTGACCTGCCCGCGGACATCACCCAGGCCGAGCTCGAGGCCACGATCGACGAACTCAACGCCAACCCGGAGTGCACCGGCTACATCGTGCAGCTCCCTCTGCCCAAGCACCTCGACGAGAACGCCGCCCTCGAGCGCATCGATCCCGAGAAGGACGCCGACGGTCTGCACCCGGTCAACCTGGGCCGGCTCGTGCTGGGCAAGGAAGCCCCGCTGCCGTGCACGCCGCGTGGCATCGTGCACCTGCTGCGCCGCTACGACGTTCCGATCGCCGGCGCGCACGTCGCCGTCGTCGGCCGCGGTGTCACGGTCGGCCGTCCCATCGGCCTGCTGCTGACCCGGCGTTCGGAGAACGCGACGGTCACGCTGTGCCACACCGGTACTCGGGACCTCGCGGCGCAGGTTCGGCAGGCCGACATCGTGATCGCCGCAGCGGGTGTGCCGGGCCTGATCACCGCCGACATGGTCAAGCCGGGTGCCGCGGTGCTCGACGTGGGTGTCAGCCGCACCGCCGACGGGCTGCGCGGCGACGTCGCCGACGACGTCCGTGAGGTCGCCGGATTCGTCTCCCCGAACCCCGGTGGTGTCGGACCGCTGACGCGCGCGTTCCTGCTGACCAACGTCGTGGAGCGGGCCGAGCAGCTCGCCGGTTCGCGCGGCTAG
- a CDS encoding NADP-dependent isocitrate dehydrogenase produces MSKIKVEGKVVELDGDEMTRIIWQFIKDKLIHPYLDVDLEYYDLGIEHRDATDDQVTIDAAEAIKRHGVGVKCATITPDEARVEEFGLKKMWRSPNGTIRNILGGTIFRAPILISNVPRLVPGWTKPVIVGRHAFGDQYRATDFKVHQAGTVTLTFTPEDGSEPIQHEVVRMPEDGGVVMGMYNFKKSIQDFARASLSYGLQQNYPVYLSTKNTILKAYDGMFKDEFQRVYEEEFKAEFDAAGLTYEHRLIDDMVASSLKWEGGYVWACKNYDGDVQSDTVAQGYGSLGLMTSVLMTPDGKTVEAEAAHGTVTRHYRQHQQGKPTSTNPIASIFAWTRGLEHRGKLDNTPELIEFAQQLEDVVIKTVENGQMTKDLALLVGPDQGWQTTEEFLATLDENLQKARA; encoded by the coding sequence ATGTCCAAGATCAAGGTCGAAGGCAAGGTCGTCGAACTCGACGGCGACGAGATGACTCGCATCATCTGGCAGTTCATCAAAGACAAGCTGATCCATCCGTACCTGGATGTCGATCTGGAGTACTACGACCTGGGGATCGAGCATCGCGATGCCACCGACGACCAGGTGACCATCGACGCTGCAGAGGCGATCAAGCGGCACGGCGTCGGCGTCAAGTGCGCGACGATCACCCCGGACGAGGCCCGGGTCGAGGAATTCGGCCTGAAGAAGATGTGGCGTTCCCCGAACGGCACCATCCGTAACATCCTGGGCGGCACCATCTTCCGTGCCCCGATCCTGATCTCGAACGTGCCGCGTCTGGTGCCGGGCTGGACCAAGCCGGTCATCGTCGGCCGTCACGCGTTCGGTGACCAGTACCGCGCCACCGACTTCAAGGTCCACCAGGCCGGCACCGTCACCCTCACCTTCACGCCGGAGGACGGCTCCGAGCCGATCCAGCACGAGGTCGTGCGCATGCCCGAGGACGGCGGCGTCGTCATGGGTATGTACAACTTCAAGAAGTCCATCCAGGACTTCGCGCGGGCCTCTCTGTCCTACGGCCTGCAGCAGAACTACCCGGTCTACCTGTCGACCAAGAACACGATCCTCAAGGCCTACGACGGCATGTTCAAGGACGAGTTCCAGCGCGTGTACGAGGAGGAGTTCAAGGCGGAGTTCGACGCCGCGGGCCTCACCTACGAGCACCGCCTCATCGACGACATGGTCGCCTCCTCGCTCAAGTGGGAGGGCGGCTACGTCTGGGCCTGCAAGAACTACGACGGCGACGTCCAGTCCGACACCGTCGCGCAGGGCTACGGCTCGCTGGGCCTGATGACCTCCGTGCTGATGACGCCGGACGGCAAGACCGTCGAGGCCGAGGCCGCGCACGGCACCGTCACGCGCCACTACCGTCAGCACCAGCAGGGCAAGCCGACGTCGACCAACCCGATCGCGTCGATCTTCGCCTGGACCCGTGGTCTCGAGCACCGCGGCAAGCTGGACAACACCCCTGAGCTGATCGAGTTCGCGCAGCAGCTCGAGGACGTCGTCATCAAGACCGTCGAGAACGGTCAGATGACCAAGGACCTCGCACTGCTGGTGGGCCCGGACCAGGGTTGGCAGACCACCGAGGAGTTCCTCGCGACCCTCGACGAGAACCTGCAGAAGGCGCGCGCGTAA
- a CDS encoding tRNA (cytidine(34)-2'-O)-methyltransferase — translation MFRVMFHEPRIPPNTGNAIRMVAGTGCELHLVGPLGFDLSEPKLRRAGLDYHDLASVTVHENLEAAWAALQPDRVFAFTAHATTSYADLAYQPGDVLLFGPEPTGLAPAVLEDPHVTAQVRIPMVPGRRSLNLSNAAAVVTYEAWRQHGFAGGV, via the coding sequence GTGTTCCGAGTGATGTTCCACGAGCCCCGCATCCCACCCAACACCGGGAACGCGATCCGCATGGTCGCCGGCACCGGATGCGAACTGCACCTCGTCGGACCGCTCGGCTTCGACCTGTCCGAGCCGAAACTGCGCCGCGCCGGCCTCGACTACCACGACCTCGCGTCGGTGACCGTGCACGAGAATCTCGAGGCGGCCTGGGCGGCGCTGCAACCGGACCGGGTGTTCGCGTTCACCGCGCACGCGACCACGTCGTACGCCGACCTCGCGTACCAGCCGGGTGACGTCCTGTTGTTCGGTCCCGAACCCACCGGGCTCGCGCCGGCGGTTCTCGAGGACCCGCACGTCACCGCACAGGTCCGCATCCCCATGGTGCCGGGGCGCCGCTCGTTGAACCTGTCGAACGCGGCCGCTGTCGTCACGTACGAGGCCTGGCGGCAGCACGGTTTCGCCGGCGGGGTGTGA